The Hydrotalea sp. region AAATAACCTCGGCGACTGAAATGGCGGCCTCGGCCACCAGGGCGCGGCCAGGTTCGATAAGGTAATAAATTTTTTGGTCGCCGAATAGTTTTTTTATTTCGGCGGCGATATCGGCACCGATGGCGTCGATGCTCATGGTGTTTTCATCGTTGCGATAACGGGCGGGGTAGCCGCCACCCAGGTTGATAAGGTCAAGCATGATGCCGCGCGCCGCCAGGGCATCAAAAATTTCCTTTACCGTTTTCAAGGCATTTAGCCACGGGGCGGACAACCGCGCCTGCGACCCCACGTGGAACGAAACGCCGCGCGGCACCAGGCCCAATTCACGGGCGCGGCTTAATAATTCAATCGTTTCGGCGGGGGTGGTGCCAAATTTGTGGTTTAGCGGGTAGCCCGAGCCCGTGCCATCATGCAGAATGCGGCAATAAACGCCGACATCGGTCAGCCCGAGGGCTTTGGCTTCATCCGCAATTTTTTTTAATTCCATATCTGAATCCATCGCGAACAGGCGGATGCCCTTCGCCAGGGCGGCCTTAATCGCCGATGATTTTTTTATCGTCGAGCCATAGGATAATTTGTCGGGCGTTGCACCATGCGACAACACTTGGTCGATTTCTTCGATAGAGGCAGTATCAAAATAACTCCCCAAGGAGACCAATTTCTTAACAACCTCATCATTGGGGTTTGATTTGACCGCGTAATAGATATTGGCAAAGGATAAATGGTCGCGAAATTTTTTATACTGCTCGGCCACCAGTTCAAGGTCGATAACTTGGAACGGCGTGGGGAGTTTTTCGTTTCCCAGAAGGAATTTTTTTTGTTTTTCGCTTAACATTTCGCTCTCATAGCATTTTTGACATTCAAAAACAATATAACAATAACGAAAAGATTCTGCTTGTATAATAAAACTATAATGCTAGATTTAAATAGTTGTGGGTCAAATAAATAATGACCATGATTAGATTAGAACAATATAGGGAGGACAAACTATATGATAAAAAAAATAGAGAATGACATAATGAATAACACAACAAACAATGCGAAACTTGGCGGGGGCGCAATGGACACAATAGCGGCCTACGCCAACGACCGGCCGCAACCGCCCATCATGCAGGGCAAGCCAATTCCGCAAGAATGGCGAATCAATTTAAAAAATTGGGATATGCCGCCCTATAACCGCTGGTCATTTAATCATTGCAGTGAAATTATTCCCTCGGCGGTAATTGCGCGCGATGAAAAAAATGCTTTATTTTTTCCGACGGCACCACAAAACCTTGAAGGGTTAACCTTTACCAATAGCCGCGGCGTCAAGACCAGCATGCAGGATTATTTGGAAAAGGGTTTTGTCGATGCCTTTTTGGTTTATCACAAGGGTAAAATTATTTTTGAAAAATACTTTGCCTTCACCAACCAGCGCAGTTGTCATTTGATGCAATCGATGGGCAAATCGATTGTCGGCGCGATCGGCCAAAAATTAAAAGACGATAAGATATTGCATGGCGACATGTTGGTGGAAAAGGTTTTGCCCGAGCTTAAAGGAACAGCCTACGGCGGCGCGACCATCCAGCATCTGATGGACATGAGAAGCGGCATAAGTTTTTCTGAAAATTATGATGAGATGGACGACATCGCAAGCGATTGTTACGCGCTTGATGCCGCCAATGGGTGGAAGCCAAATGATGGTCGCCACCCCAAGGACAATTATAGCTTGATGCAAACTTATAAAAAGCTAATATCACCCCCCGGGGAACAAGTAGTCTATCGTTCAACCGATACCGACGTCGCCACCCACTGCTTCGAAAAACTAACCGGCAAAAAAATTGCCGAATTGATTTCCGAATTTTTTTGGCGACCAATGGGGGCGGAGGCCGATGCCGCCATCGCCGTTGACCCGATGGGTTATGGCATCGGTTGCGGTGGCATGTCGGCACGGGCGGTTGATATGTTAAAATTTGGCGTTATGATGACCGAGGATGGGGTTGTCAACGGCAAGCAATTGTTATCGGCGGCGCGGGTTGCCGAATGTTACGACCCGTCACCTTACCCATTTGATAAAAAAAATGAGGAGATAACCCCGTGCGGTGGTTATAAAAACTTTTTTTGGATAAAGGATGTTGCGCCGCCGGTTATTATGTGTAGCGGCGTGTTTGGCCAAAATGTCATCATGGATAAAGAAAAGGACATGGTGATAGTGCAATTTGCCACCAGCCCAACCTATTACAATGTCGACGAATGGCACGATGTAATGTTGTTGAGCGAGGCCATCAGCAAAAACCTTGCTTAGGCGTGTCTATGGTTTTTTTTATAAATGACGATGAAAAAAATTTTTACTAATAACCAACCGCAACCGCCCATCATGCGGGGCAAACCCGTCCCGCAGGAATGGCGGGTCAATCTGGAAAATTGGGATTCGCCGCCCTATAACCGCTGGGCATTTAGCCATTGCAACGAAATCATGCCGTCGGCGATAATCGCGCGCGATGAAAAAAACGCGTTGTTTTTTCCAAAAAAATTGCAAGATTTATCGACGGTGCCTTTTACCGATAACCAGGGGCAGGCCATGACCCTGGAGGCTTACCTTAGCAACGGCTTCACCGACGCCTATGTGGTTTATCATAAGGGGGCAATTGTTTTTGAAAAATATTTTGCCTTCACCACCGCCACCAGCCGGCATTTGATGCAATCGATGAGCAAATCATTGGTTGGCGCGGTGGCGCAAAAATTAAAGGCCGAAAAAATCTTGCGTGGCGACATGTTGGTAGAAGACATCTTGCCCGAGATGAAAAAAACCGGCTACGCCGGCGCGACAATGCAACAGGCGATGGATATGCGCACCGGCATCGATTTTAAAGAAACCTATTTTGAAAACCCATTGCAGGGCGATTGTTTTGATTTGGACGTCGCCAGCGGTTGGAAACCGAACCCTGGCAATATTGCATCGGATAATTTTTCATTACTCCAAACCTACAAAAAACAAATCTTCGCCCATGGCCACGACATGATTTATCGTTGCGTTGAAACCGACGTGGTGACCCATTGCATCGAAAAACTAACCGGTAAAAAAATTGCCGAATTGGTTTCTGAATTTTTCTGGCGACCGATGGGGGCGGAGGGTGACGCCTTCTTCACCGTCGATTCCCACGGCTATGGCATCGGGTCGGGTGGGGCCTGCGCCCGCGCGGTTGATATGTTAAAATTCGGCGTTATGATGGCGGAGGGCGGGGTTATCAACGGCAAACAACTACTGCCCGAATCATTGGTCGCCGAATGTTACAACCCGGCGCCTTACCAATTTGATAAAAAACACCCGGAGTTAACCCCCTGCGGCGGTTACAAGAATTTTTTCTGGATTAATGACCAATCGCCGCAGGTGATTTTATGCTCGGGCGTGTTTGGCCAATTGGTTTACATCGACAAAACCAACGACGTAGTGATTACCGCCTTTAGCAGTTGGCCGACCCACGGCACCGATAATGGCTGGGTCGATTCGCTTCTGGCAAGCGAAGCCATCGTTAATGCGCTATCCTAAATTACTTGTCCTAAATTATTTGTCATCAATAAAGATTGCCAACCTCATTGCCCAATATTTTTCCTAATAATCTAGCGCAACCACCCATCATGGCGGGTAAACCGGTGACAAATGAGTTGCAGGTCAATTTGGAAAATTGGGATAGCCCGCCGCAAATGCGCTGGGCATTTAATCATTGCAATCAATTCATGCCAACCGCGACCATCGCCCGCGATGAAAAAAACATGTTGCATTTTGCCGAACAGAAGCAGGATATAGAGGCGATAAATTTTACCGATAGTAAGGGCAGGGCGACCAGCGTGAAGCAATACCTCGACCATGGGTTTGTTGATGGTTTTTTGGTTTATCATCGCGGCAAAATAATTTTTGAAAAATACCATAGCTTCACCAACGCCGCCAGTTGTCATTTATTGCAATCTGTCACCAAATCAGTTATCGGCGCGGTCGGCCAGAAATTGAAGGCCGAAAAAATCCTGCGTGGTGATATGTTGATAGAATCCATTTTGCCCGAGATGAACAACACCGGCTATGCCGGTGCCACCGTGCAACAGGCGATGGACATGCGCAGTGGCATCGAGTTTAAGCAAGATTATTATGAATTTCCCATCGACGATACCAGCGGCGATAGCTACGCGCTTGATATCGCCAATGGATGGAAGGGGAACGACGGCTCCTACCCCCGCGACAATTTTGCGCTGTTGCAAACATTAAAAAAAATAAGCTTTCCCCATGGCGAGCAAATGGTTTATCGCTGTGTTGAGGCCGATGTTGTTACCCATTGTTTTGAAAAACTAACCGGTAAAAAAATTGCTGACCTGATTTCTGAATTTTTATGGCGGCCGATGGGCGCCGGTGCCAATGGCTACATCACACTTGACCCCAGCGGCTTTGGCATCGGTTCTGGCGGTTTGTGCGCGCGGGCGCGCGATATATTGGCATTTGGTGTTATGATGGCGGAGGACGGCTTCATCAACGACAAGCAGGTATTGACGGAATCGTTGGTCGCTGAATGTTATAACCCCGCGCCATACAAGTTTGACAAAACCAACCCCGCCCTGGCGCCGGGCGGCGGTTATAAAAATTTCTTCTGGATAAATGATGTAACGCCGCCGCATATCAGCTGCTTCGGCGTTTATGGCCAAATGGTGTCGATAGATAAAAAAAACAATTTGGTGATGGTCATGGTTTCGACCTGGCCCACGCCGGAGCATGACGATGGTTGGAAAAACCCATTGCTAATGACCGCCGCCATTACCCGCGACATTGCTTAATGGGCGCGCCTAAGGCTATAATATCACCTGCATCGCAACCTTGTTTTTTACTTGATAATTTGATAACCAATAATCGCCATGGCAAAAATTTCAAACATCGGTTGGTCGATTTTTTATATTTATAAAAATTCTTTTCTTGGGTTTCACCGTTACAGCGGCCGGACCAGCCGTTTAGAATTTTGGTCATTTCAAATCGTTTATGGCCTCCTGATGTATCTTTTGGTTACGGCCAATGACATGGCGTTGTTATTGACCTTGGTGGCGACGGGGGTGCTTTTACCCTCCATCGTGGCGTGCCATGTGCGCCGCCTGCATGATGTGGAGCATTCGGCGTGGTTTCTTTTGCCGAAGTTTTTTTATGTGCCGTGGTTTTTGCTTGGCGTGCGCGCGCTGTTGCAACAGGGGGTGATGTTGAATGATTTTTTATTTCAACCATCGGGTCAACCGCTTCAATGGGCAACCCAATTTAGGGTGCTTAGCCTTTTTTATTGCAGTTTGATTTATGAAATTATTTTGCTGGTATCTTATTGCCAACGCGGCACCAACGGCGATAATATCTATGGCAAGGATGCCATCGTTGAATTAAAAAACAACATAAAAATATTTATCGCAACCCATGGCGCAACCGCCAAGCCAGGGCAAAAACCCGCAAGCAAAAAATAGCGGCCTGCTGGCTAAGAAAGCCAGCCAAAAAATACAAAAGTCAAAAGGGGCAGGCATCGCGGTTAGCAAGGCCGTGAATCCCGAGCCAACGGCCATATAACCCAAGGCCGGCACAGACAGCCATAAAACAATATCGGCCAAAAACCATGCAAAATGGCCGTGGTTGGCAATAACAAAAAATACAAAATACCCTATAAAATGTCTCAGGACAGACAATAACAGAAATGTAATAAAAAGAGGGACAATAATGAACCTATCCGATTCTATAAAAACTTGCTTTGGCAAATATATCACTTTTTCTGGCCGCGCTAGCCGTTCAGAATTTTGGTGGTTCCAAGTATTTCGCTTTGTCATTTGGTGGATGCCGCTTATCGGCTGGCTGTTTTGGCTGGCCAGTATTCTGCCCGCCATTGCGGTGACGGTGCGGCGATTGCACGACACCAACCATTCGGGTTTTTATCTTTTGCCGTTGATATTCGTGCCGGTGTGGCCGGTCGCCATGGCCTTTCCGCTGTTAAACCTGCAGGGGGTGTTGATGGGCATGGTGGGTAGCACCATGATGGGTGTGGCTGGCATCTCGCACGTTATTAATTACAGCACCGCCATAATGAATTATATTTCGCGTAAGGTGCATTACGTCCTCACCCACGACAATATTTCCTTGACCATAAGGCTGGACCAACCAACCCATAACCTGGGGGCATTCGCTATCCTGTTGACCATGATGGTGGCGATTTATAGCCTGGTGTTGCTGTGGTGGTTGTTGAAACGCGGTAATAAGGGCATTAATAATTATGGCTTGCGATAAAAATTAAAAGATAGTTGAAACTAATAATGACAAACCCTAGCGGTTAGTGTATGTTGACGACACAAAATAACAGCGCATAACAAATTAACGAACATGAATCTTGCTAACTCCATTAAAACCTGCTTTAGCAAATCGATAGTCATTTCGGGCCGCGCCAGCCGCTCAGAATTTTGGTGGTTTCAATTTTTTCGCACCATTCTATGGCTGATACCGATGGTTGGCTGGGTAATTGCCATCCTCACCATTTTGCCATCCATCACCGTAACAATCCGTCGGCTACACGACACCAATCGTTCAGGATTTTTTCTGTTGCCGATGTTGTTGTTGCCGACCTTGCCCTTTACGCTTTTTGCCTCGCTATTGGATTCATCCAATATGATGGGCAGGGGCGATGGTTTTGGTATGATGGATTATGGTTTTTGCCACGATGGTTTTTCCTTTTTTTCCAACCTGCCGGTCGACAATTTTGGGCCCGCCGCGGTGTTGGTGGGTATGGTCTGCGCGCTTTACAGCCTGATGTTGTTGCTGTGGTTGGTCAAGCCTAGCGATAAGGGCATCAACCATTACGGCGCGCCACAAAACTAATAAATAATAACCAATTATATGGTTGCTTCGCGCTTTTTTTGGCAAGCGGGCCAGGGGCATAAACCCTTGCAATTCCTATAAGATTTTATAAGGATTGCCGAACCTCCGTAACCTCGGGGATAAAATGTTTCAACATGTTTTCGATGCCGGCCTTCAAGGTCGCGGTTGACGATGGGCAACCCGAGCAAGCGCCCTGCATCGCCAGGTAAACAATGCCCTTATCAAACCCCTCAAGCACGATGTTGCCGCCGTCGCGTGCCACGGCCGGGCGAATGCGGGTTTCGATTAATTCTTCTATTTTTTCGACGGTCGGTGCGTCCTTCGGGTCGTGCAAAATGACCTTTTTACTTTCCGTCGCGACATTGCCCGTGGTTTCGATAATAATCTTCTCACCGCGTGCAAAATTGTCGATGATATTGCTGATAATAAGCGGTTTCATCGTCGCCCATGATTGCTCGGGCGATTTCATCACCGAAATAAAATCGGTGCCCAAAAAAACCTCGCGCACACCGTCGATACCAAAAATATGATAGGCGAGGGGTGATTTTTCCTTGGCCAGTTCTTTGCTGGGAAATGAAAAAACGCGCGGCAGGGCCATGCCACCGCCGTCGATATGCGGCCGAAAGGTTAGAACCTCGGGGTTTGGGGTGGTTTCGGTTTCGATAAACATGGTTTTTTTTTGGTTCTTTCGGGGTGAATTCTTATAGGAGTAATATAGTCCTTATTTATGCGAAAATCAATCGGTAACATATTGGGGTAATCCACCGCGTTCGGTTATCAGCCGAAAACTAAAAAAAAATTGCAAAAATAAAATTAACAACTAAGCATAATTAATACTTGCGATATTTATATAAAATTGTAATAAAAAATAGCATATCTAAGAAAAAAACAGATAAAAATATTGACTTATTTTGCCTAATACTTTATAATAGCAGTTATTGATGGGCAAGAAGTCATATCAATAAATATTATTTTAGGGGGACAACAATGGGGACACATCGCAACAATGCAAGTGGCAAAACGACTATTGCCGAAATTATTTTAATGATTTTGACAATGAGCATGCTGGGCTCGGTCGCCGGTGTGGCGATCGCCGAATTTAATTCACGCATCGATATTTTAAATGAGGGGATTCGCCAAGATATTCGTGAATCACAAGCGGCGCGCATTAACAATAAAAAATTCAGCGATACGCGCCGCCAGTTGCAAAAAAATAATGAAAGAATGGAGGCCGATATGTCGCCGCCGCATACCATGGATGGCGATGGTGAGTTTGAGAACGCCTCTCTATTGGGGCGGCGTTAATCACGTTTTTTGATAGTTAGGACATTTATTGGGACATTTATTTAGGTTTATAGTTTTCGGCGAGCCTCCTAAAAACAACAACTAACTCGGCTCGTTGTTTTCTCCTCCCCCTTTGCCAATTTATTGGCAAAGGGGGAGAAGACAAACCATTCTTTATTATTATTGCCCTTATCCCAAAAAAGCGGGGCAGGGCCACCATAAGGGTAAAATCGGCGGCATTTTTTATCGAATCGCCGCTTACCCCGGTATTGTATCAACCATATTGTAAGATGACGGGAGGCGTCGCGCCATCACGCGCGTGAAATAAAAAATTATAACCCATTTTATAAAACTATTAGTTGTTTTTATTAATTCAAAGATGAATATATTAAAAAAACGCTTGCATAAACATCTTTTCCTCTTTATATAGAAATTAAAAATAAAACACCTGGATAAAAAACTAGGGAAGAAAAGATAGAAGGAAGACGGAGAGAAGATGAAGAATATGTCATATAATTCGATAGCGCGGCGATTGTTTGTCAGCGGTGCGGCGATTGCGATTTCCGTTGTTTTATCTCAATCGGCAATCGCCAGTGCCTTGACCGACGCAATATCCAGCAATGACCAGGTGACGGCGCGTGGCCTTATTGCAACTGGCAAAGATATAAATAAGCGCGATGTCAACGGCGACACGCCCTTGATTATTGCCAGCGGCAAGGGCTTTACCAGCATGGTGCAAGACCTGCTGGATAAAAAAGCCAAGCTTAACAAAAATGACAAAAGTGGCATCACTGCCCTGATGGCCGCGGCCTATAATGGGCACACCAAAATTGTATCGCTGTTATTGGCGCAAAAGGGGATTGACGTGAATGACGACGATACCATCGGTTGGACAGCCTTGATGTATGCCAGCAGTGGTGGCGATGAAGAAATCGTGAAATTGTTGCTCGCGGCTGGCGCGAAGGTTAATAAAAAAGATAAAAGCAAAGGCACCGCCCTTATTTGGGCCAGTAGCACCGGTAAAACCGGCATTATCCCCCTGTTGCTTGCGGCAAAAAATGGCAACAACCTCAATCAGCAAGATAAAGATGGCTGGAGCGCGCTGATGTGGGCGGCGTCGCGCGGTAACGACA contains the following coding sequences:
- a CDS encoding type III PLP-dependent enzyme, coding for MLSEKQKKFLLGNEKLPTPFQVIDLELVAEQYKKFRDHLSFANIYYAVKSNPNDEVVKKLVSLGSYFDTASIEEIDQVLSHGATPDKLSYGSTIKKSSAIKAALAKGIRLFAMDSDMELKKIADEAKALGLTDVGVYCRILHDGTGSGYPLNHKFGTTPAETIELLSRARELGLVPRGVSFHVGSQARLSAPWLNALKTVKEIFDALAARGIMLDLINLGGGYPARYRNDENTMSIDAIGADIAAEIKKLFGDQKIYYLIEPGRALVAEAAISVAEVILKSHKENSGEWLYIDLGVYNGLFEAIDPTAQHVIAPLQPIPGPTEPMILAGPTCDSWDTLYSKAKYDLPRDLKPGDRLVFINTGSYSGSMSSLNFNGFAPIHIYTI
- a CDS encoding serine hydrolase, producing the protein MNNTTNNAKLGGGAMDTIAAYANDRPQPPIMQGKPIPQEWRINLKNWDMPPYNRWSFNHCSEIIPSAVIARDEKNALFFPTAPQNLEGLTFTNSRGVKTSMQDYLEKGFVDAFLVYHKGKIIFEKYFAFTNQRSCHLMQSMGKSIVGAIGQKLKDDKILHGDMLVEKVLPELKGTAYGGATIQHLMDMRSGISFSENYDEMDDIASDCYALDAANGWKPNDGRHPKDNYSLMQTYKKLISPPGEQVVYRSTDTDVATHCFEKLTGKKIAELISEFFWRPMGAEADAAIAVDPMGYGIGCGGMSARAVDMLKFGVMMTEDGVVNGKQLLSAARVAECYDPSPYPFDKKNEEITPCGGYKNFFWIKDVAPPVIMCSGVFGQNVIMDKEKDMVIVQFATSPTYYNVDEWHDVMLLSEAISKNLA
- a CDS encoding serine hydrolase, whose protein sequence is MKKIFTNNQPQPPIMRGKPVPQEWRVNLENWDSPPYNRWAFSHCNEIMPSAIIARDEKNALFFPKKLQDLSTVPFTDNQGQAMTLEAYLSNGFTDAYVVYHKGAIVFEKYFAFTTATSRHLMQSMSKSLVGAVAQKLKAEKILRGDMLVEDILPEMKKTGYAGATMQQAMDMRTGIDFKETYFENPLQGDCFDLDVASGWKPNPGNIASDNFSLLQTYKKQIFAHGHDMIYRCVETDVVTHCIEKLTGKKIAELVSEFFWRPMGAEGDAFFTVDSHGYGIGSGGACARAVDMLKFGVMMAEGGVINGKQLLPESLVAECYNPAPYQFDKKHPELTPCGGYKNFFWINDQSPQVILCSGVFGQLVYIDKTNDVVITAFSSWPTHGTDNGWVDSLLASEAIVNALS
- a CDS encoding serine hydrolase translates to MAGKPVTNELQVNLENWDSPPQMRWAFNHCNQFMPTATIARDEKNMLHFAEQKQDIEAINFTDSKGRATSVKQYLDHGFVDGFLVYHRGKIIFEKYHSFTNAASCHLLQSVTKSVIGAVGQKLKAEKILRGDMLIESILPEMNNTGYAGATVQQAMDMRSGIEFKQDYYEFPIDDTSGDSYALDIANGWKGNDGSYPRDNFALLQTLKKISFPHGEQMVYRCVEADVVTHCFEKLTGKKIADLISEFLWRPMGAGANGYITLDPSGFGIGSGGLCARARDILAFGVMMAEDGFINDKQVLTESLVAECYNPAPYKFDKTNPALAPGGGYKNFFWINDVTPPHISCFGVYGQMVSIDKKNNLVMVMVSTWPTPEHDDGWKNPLLMTAAITRDIA
- a CDS encoding DUF805 domain-containing protein, with amino-acid sequence MAKISNIGWSIFYIYKNSFLGFHRYSGRTSRLEFWSFQIVYGLLMYLLVTANDMALLLTLVATGVLLPSIVACHVRRLHDVEHSAWFLLPKFFYVPWFLLGVRALLQQGVMLNDFLFQPSGQPLQWATQFRVLSLFYCSLIYEIILLVSYCQRGTNGDNIYGKDAIVELKNNIKIFIATHGATAKPGQKPASKK
- a CDS encoding DUF805 domain-containing protein, with product MNLSDSIKTCFGKYITFSGRASRSEFWWFQVFRFVIWWMPLIGWLFWLASILPAIAVTVRRLHDTNHSGFYLLPLIFVPVWPVAMAFPLLNLQGVLMGMVGSTMMGVAGISHVINYSTAIMNYISRKVHYVLTHDNISLTIRLDQPTHNLGAFAILLTMMVAIYSLVLLWWLLKRGNKGINNYGLR
- a CDS encoding DUF805 domain-containing protein → MNLANSIKTCFSKSIVISGRASRSEFWWFQFFRTILWLIPMVGWVIAILTILPSITVTIRRLHDTNRSGFFLLPMLLLPTLPFTLFASLLDSSNMMGRGDGFGMMDYGFCHDGFSFFSNLPVDNFGPAAVLVGMVCALYSLMLLLWLVKPSDKGINHYGAPQN
- a CDS encoding NifU family protein, which encodes MHDPKDAPTVEKIEELIETRIRPAVARDGGNIVLEGFDKGIVYLAMQGACSGCPSSTATLKAGIENMLKHFIPEVTEVRQSL
- a CDS encoding ankyrin repeat domain-containing protein; this encodes MKNMSYNSIARRLFVSGAAIAISVVLSQSAIASALTDAISSNDQVTARGLIATGKDINKRDVNGDTPLIIASGKGFTSMVQDLLDKKAKLNKNDKSGITALMAAAYNGHTKIVSLLLAQKGIDVNDDDTIGWTALMYASSGGDEEIVKLLLAAGAKVNKKDKSKGTALIWASSTGKTGIIPLLLAAKNGNNLNQQDKDGWSALMWAASRGNDSTVRMLLNKGANPNMRAKDGETALSLAMKNDHQESADLLRQAGAQK